CCTGGGAACGGATGAGCTGGGAATGGACATCTGGTCTCAGATATGTTACGGAGCCAGGATGAGCCTGATCATCGGCCTGGCGGTGGCGCTGATATCCGGGGTTGGAGGAGGCGCTCTGGGGCTATTGGGCGGCTATTTGGGAGGGAACTGGGATAGAGTTCTCCTCCGGGCGATTGATATCACCATGGCCCTGCCGAGCTTTCCCCTGTTGATCGTAATAGCAGCATTTCTCAATCCCAGCATCCTCAATGTGATACTGGCGCTCGTCTTTCTGAGCTGGGCTAAGCCGGCCAGGATAGTGCGTTCCTCTGCTCTGGCCATGAAAAAGCAGCATTACATCATCTCCGCCAGGCTCAATGGAGCCAGCCCCTCCTATATCATCAGGAGGCACATCATGCCCGAGGTGCTGCCGGTCCTGTTTGTCAGCATCCTCAATATAGCATCTTATGCCATTGTGGCCGAGTCGGGCCTGGCATTCCTGGGGCTGGGAGATCCCACTTCCAAGAGCTGGGGCATGATGCTCCACTATTCAACCAGCTTCCGCTCGATCTACTTCACCCCCTACTGGCAGTGGTGGCTTATACCACCATTAGTGGCACTGATATTTCTCCTCCTCTGCCTGGCCTTCATCGGCAGGGATATGGAGAGGGTCATCGATCCAAAGCTGAGGATGGGAGGCCGATCATGATGCCGCTGCTCCAGATCAATGATCTGTCCGTTGATTACCTATCAGAAGGAACAGCGGGCAGATCCTTCCGAGCAGTGGATGGAATCAGCTTTGCTTTGGAGAGAGGGGAGATGCTTGCCGTGGTGGGGGAGTCTGGAAGCGGCAAGACCACCCTTGCTCTGGGAATCATGAGGCTTCTTCCTGAGAATGCCAAGGTTACGGGGTCGATAATCCTCAAGGGCAGGGATTTCAATTCTATGTCGGAGGAGGAAAAAGACCAGATCCGCTGGAAGGAGATTGCTGTTGTATTTCAAAACAGCCTTGAGGTCCTAAATCCGGTGATGAGGATGGAGGATCAGATATGTGAGCCCATGATAAAGCATCTGCATATCGAAAAGGACGAGGCAAAAAAGAGAGGCTCAGAGCTCTTCCGCCTGGTTGACCTGGATCCGGTCTGGCTGAAGGCCTATCCCCACCAGCTCTCCGGCGGGATGAGACAGAGGGCGCTGATTGCCATGGCTCTATCATGTCAACCCGAAATTCTGATCCTCGATGAGGTGACATCGGCTCTGGATGCCTTCACCAAAGCAAAGATAGCCGATCTGCTCAGGAGGCTGCAGAGGGATTTTGGATACAGCATGATACTGATCTCCCATGATATCAGCTTTCTCTCTTCCCTCACCAACAGGATGATGGTGATGTATGCCGGCCGGGCTATGGAGCGGGGAGATACAGATAAGATGATAGACCATCCCCTGCATCCTTATACCAGGGGGCTCATCAACTCCACACCTGGCATCTTCCTCTACCGAGACCTATGGGGGATACCGGGAGAGGCTCCATCAGGAGCAGTGCCGGGCTGCCCGTTCTACTCCCGTTGCACCCAGAGAGTCGATCTATGCATGAGCAGCTCACCGGCTCTGCAGCCTGTGAACAGCGAGCGGGAGGTGGCTTGCCATTTGGGTGGGGTTGTCACCCTTCTCTCCGCCTCGGGGATGAACTACTGCTACCGCCTGCCCGATGGAGGGGTGCTTGATGCCGTAAAGGACGTCTGCCTGGATATCAGTGAGGGTGAGGTCCTGGCCATCGTCGGCCAGACGGGCTCGGGAAAGTCAACCCTCGCCCATATGCTGGCCGGGGTGATGGGCTCTGGGGTGGGGGAGATCTATTTCAAAGGAAACAGGATGAATGGAGAGGGATATGGATCTCAATATGGCGGGATTCAGATAGTCTTCCAGGATCCGGTCAACGCCACCAGCTCCAGGTTCACCGTTCTGGATGCAGTGAAAGAGCCTCTGGATATCAACCATCTGCAAAGGCCAGAGGAGAGGGTCGAGCTGGCGAAGGCAGCTCTTGCTTCAGTTGGCCTTTCCAGCTCTGAGCAATTCCTGAACCAATACTGTGGGAGGCTGAGCGGGGGCCAGAGGCAGAGGGTGGCCCTGGCCCGGGCGCTTATAATGAAGCCCAAGCTCCTGATCGCCGATGAGATCACCTCCTCTCTGGACGTATCCACTGCCGCCAATGTCCTCCGGATGTTGAAAGGGCTGCAAAATTCCCAGGGGTTCGCCATGATCTATATAACCCATGACCTCATGGTCGCCCTCAAGGTGGCAGACAGAATCGCCATCATGGAGAGGGGTAGGATCATCGAGATCGGCAATTCTCATCAGGTGATTCTTCATCCCCAGGAGGAGGCGACAAGAAAGCTGGTGGAGACGAAGATGAATCGAGAAGAGCTGATTCCTGGTGGCTGATAAATAAAACCCCATTAGGGAGCTTTGATGTTGATGGCCCCTCTGGTATTTATGAGCCCTCTGTGATGTTGATGGCCCCTCTGGTATTTATGAGCCCTCTGTGATGTTGATGGCCCCTCTGATGTTTATGAGCCCTCTGTGATGTTGATGGCCCC
This genomic stretch from Methanothrix sp. harbors:
- a CDS encoding ABC transporter permease, with protein sequence MTFDSYNRQKDAALLKAARKSSSAWLQQHLQYHRQSQRPWSRIIGSMLCTFGKFTMAGKITLLGLLLIVFVAVFAPFITIYEPSAISGGSLEPPGPEHILGTDELGMDIWSQICYGARMSLIIGLAVALISGVGGGALGLLGGYLGGNWDRVLLRAIDITMALPSFPLLIVIAAFLNPSILNVILALVFLSWAKPARIVRSSALAMKKQHYIISARLNGASPSYIIRRHIMPEVLPVLFVSILNIASYAIVAESGLAFLGLGDPTSKSWGMMLHYSTSFRSIYFTPYWQWWLIPPLVALIFLLLCLAFIGRDMERVIDPKLRMGGRS
- a CDS encoding dipeptide ABC transporter ATP-binding protein, producing MPLLQINDLSVDYLSEGTAGRSFRAVDGISFALERGEMLAVVGESGSGKTTLALGIMRLLPENAKVTGSIILKGRDFNSMSEEEKDQIRWKEIAVVFQNSLEVLNPVMRMEDQICEPMIKHLHIEKDEAKKRGSELFRLVDLDPVWLKAYPHQLSGGMRQRALIAMALSCQPEILILDEVTSALDAFTKAKIADLLRRLQRDFGYSMILISHDISFLSSLTNRMMVMYAGRAMERGDTDKMIDHPLHPYTRGLINSTPGIFLYRDLWGIPGEAPSGAVPGCPFYSRCTQRVDLCMSSSPALQPVNSEREVACHLGGVVTLLSASGMNYCYRLPDGGVLDAVKDVCLDISEGEVLAIVGQTGSGKSTLAHMLAGVMGSGVGEIYFKGNRMNGEGYGSQYGGIQIVFQDPVNATSSRFTVLDAVKEPLDINHLQRPEERVELAKAALASVGLSSSEQFLNQYCGRLSGGQRQRVALARALIMKPKLLIADEITSSLDVSTAANVLRMLKGLQNSQGFAMIYITHDLMVALKVADRIAIMERGRIIEIGNSHQVILHPQEEATRKLVETKMNREELIPGG